A DNA window from Amycolatopsis sp. DSM 110486 contains the following coding sequences:
- the map gene encoding type I methionyl aminopeptidase has translation MIELKTPAEIDRMHVTGRFVAEVLTEVGRLADVGVNLLDLEHHARGMIKRRGAESCYWDYAPSFGEGPFRNVICLSVNDAVLHGLPHDYVLRDGDVLTADLAVSIDGWVADSARTVIVGAPAEEDLRIIRATEEALEAAISAALPGNRLGDISAAIYAVAGSHGYPVNTEFGGHGIGRTMHEDLHVSNKGTAGRGLKLRPGLTLALEPWFARTTDRIVYDPDGWTIRSADGSRTAHSEHTVAVTEDGPLVLTRRESEVSGFTSKG, from the coding sequence GTGATCGAACTGAAGACGCCTGCGGAGATCGACCGCATGCACGTGACCGGCCGCTTCGTCGCGGAGGTCCTCACCGAGGTCGGCCGGCTCGCCGACGTGGGCGTCAACCTGCTGGACCTCGAGCACCACGCGCGCGGCATGATCAAGCGGCGCGGGGCGGAGTCGTGCTACTGGGACTACGCGCCTTCGTTCGGCGAGGGGCCGTTCCGCAACGTCATCTGCCTTTCGGTCAACGACGCGGTCCTGCACGGCCTGCCTCACGACTACGTACTACGCGACGGCGACGTGCTCACCGCGGACCTCGCGGTCAGCATCGACGGCTGGGTCGCCGACTCGGCGCGCACGGTCATCGTCGGGGCTCCGGCCGAGGAGGACCTGCGGATCATCCGGGCCACGGAGGAAGCGCTGGAGGCGGCGATTTCGGCGGCTCTGCCGGGCAACCGCCTTGGCGACATCTCCGCGGCGATCTACGCGGTGGCCGGCTCTCATGGCTACCCGGTCAACACGGAGTTCGGCGGCCACGGCATCGGCCGCACCATGCACGAGGACCTGCACGTCTCGAACAAGGGCACGGCGGGGCGCGGCTTGAAACTGCGCCCGGGTCTGACGCTCGCGCTGGAGCCTTGGTTCGCGCGCACGACGGACCGCATCGTGTACGACCCCGACGGCTGGACGATCCGCTCGGCCGACGGCTCCCGGACGGCGCATTCCGAGCACACGGTGGCCGTCACGGAGGATGGGCCGTTGGTGCTTACGCGACGTGAGTCAGAGGTTTCTGGCTTCACGTCGAAGGGTTGA
- a CDS encoding GNAT family N-acetyltransferase produces the protein MLIRQAVRGDETAIRAVHTAAFAQPGLTTVPEAVLVDGLRADGDLIPALSLVAEHNGEVAGHACSSPALLGDDPKSALGFGPLGVLPEVQRRGAGSALVHATLAAADALGFALVVLLGDPGYYRRFEFVPAERLGITPPVPEWAQHFQARTLTAYKPENRGAFRYAPAFERL, from the coding sequence ATGCTGATCCGCCAAGCCGTTCGCGGCGACGAGACCGCGATCCGCGCCGTGCACACGGCCGCGTTCGCGCAGCCCGGGCTCACCACGGTGCCCGAGGCCGTGCTCGTCGACGGACTGCGGGCGGACGGGGACCTCATCCCCGCGTTGTCGCTGGTCGCCGAGCACAACGGCGAGGTCGCAGGCCACGCGTGCTCGAGCCCGGCTTTGCTCGGGGACGATCCGAAATCCGCGCTGGGCTTCGGGCCGCTCGGGGTGCTGCCGGAGGTTCAGCGCCGCGGGGCGGGGTCGGCGCTCGTGCACGCGACGCTCGCGGCCGCCGATGCGCTCGGGTTCGCACTCGTGGTCCTGCTGGGCGATCCGGGGTACTACCGCAGGTTCGAGTTCGTGCCGGCCGAGCGGCTGGGCATCACACCGCCGGTGCCCGAGTGGGCTCAGCACTTCCAGGCCCGCACGCTGACCGCGTACAAACCGGAAAACCGGGGCGCCTTCCGGTACGCGCCCGCGTTCGAACGACTGTGA
- a CDS encoding ABC transporter substrate-binding protein, with amino-acid sequence MRRWGLVFASAVLVLAGCGNPLAGGGEGGTTGDIIIGASDVGESLLLAQIYAGALRDAGAQNVTVRPPVGSREVVVKALQDKSLSVVPDYSGNLLRYFDKDTQATTSDDVYAQLKQKLPAGFEVLDQAPAQDKDLLVVRPELAASGVRTFSDLGRRCGELVMGGPGQWSSRWKDRIEQLYGCSFKEIRTTDTGGPVTVAALKSGEVQVADLFSTSSTIKSNGFVPLDDDKNMFPAQNIVPLVARGTLSPAEVAALNRVSAALTTDQLTELNVQFTDEKRNPLDVADDFLARNHLKA; translated from the coding sequence GTGAGGCGCTGGGGTCTGGTTTTCGCTTCTGCCGTCTTGGTTTTGGCCGGCTGCGGCAACCCGCTCGCCGGCGGCGGCGAGGGCGGCACGACGGGCGACATCATCATCGGCGCGTCCGACGTCGGCGAAAGCCTCCTGCTGGCCCAGATCTACGCCGGCGCGCTGCGCGACGCCGGCGCCCAGAACGTGACGGTGCGCCCGCCGGTCGGCAGCCGCGAGGTCGTGGTGAAGGCCCTGCAGGACAAGTCCCTTTCGGTGGTGCCCGACTACAGCGGCAACCTCCTGCGCTACTTCGACAAGGACACACAGGCGACCACTTCGGACGATGTGTACGCGCAGCTCAAGCAGAAGCTTCCGGCCGGGTTCGAGGTCCTCGACCAGGCTCCGGCTCAGGACAAGGACTTGCTCGTGGTGCGCCCCGAACTGGCGGCCTCCGGCGTCCGCACGTTCTCGGACCTGGGCCGGCGCTGCGGCGAGCTGGTGATGGGCGGGCCGGGCCAGTGGAGCAGCAGGTGGAAGGACCGCATCGAACAGCTGTACGGCTGCTCCTTCAAGGAGATCCGCACCACCGACACCGGCGGCCCCGTCACCGTGGCCGCGCTGAAGTCCGGCGAGGTCCAGGTGGCCGACCTGTTCAGCACGTCGTCGACGATCAAGTCCAACGGCTTCGTCCCGCTGGACGACGACAAGAACATGTTCCCGGCGCAGAACATCGTGCCGCTCGTCGCCCGCGGGACTCTGTCACCGGCCGAGGTCGCCGCCCTGAACCGCGTCTCGGCCGCCCTGACGACCGACCAGCTGACCGAGCTGAACGTCCAGTTCACCGACGAGAAGCGCAACCCGCTGGACGTCGCCGACGACTTCCTGGCGCGCAACCACCTGAAGGCTTGA
- a CDS encoding ABC transporter permease yields the protein MNVFDWFTTAANWQGPDGIATRLGEHIGYVLLALVIAVVIAFPLGLWVGHTGRGAVVLVGAGNAIRALPTLGLVTFLFLLFTESTTATIIGLVVLAIPPVLAGTYAGLQAAEHDVVDAAEGIGMTGWQQLWKVELPIALPLVLGGIRNAVLQLIATAAVAAYVGLGGLGRFLLDGLAILDYTEVVAGAIVTALLAIAFDLVLAAVQRALVPKGVRLAAQATTGSAAAAGGVA from the coding sequence GTGAACGTCTTCGACTGGTTCACCACCGCAGCCAACTGGCAGGGCCCGGACGGCATCGCCACGCGCTTGGGCGAGCACATCGGGTACGTGCTGCTGGCGCTGGTCATCGCCGTCGTGATCGCGTTCCCTCTCGGCCTGTGGGTCGGGCACACCGGCCGCGGCGCCGTGGTGCTGGTGGGCGCGGGCAACGCGATCCGCGCGCTGCCGACGCTGGGGCTCGTCACGTTCCTGTTCCTGCTCTTCACCGAGAGCACCACGGCCACGATCATCGGCCTCGTGGTGCTGGCGATCCCGCCTGTGCTGGCCGGCACGTACGCGGGCCTGCAGGCGGCCGAGCACGACGTGGTCGACGCCGCCGAGGGCATCGGCATGACCGGCTGGCAGCAACTGTGGAAGGTCGAGCTGCCGATCGCGTTGCCGCTGGTGCTGGGCGGGATCCGCAACGCCGTGCTGCAGCTGATCGCGACGGCGGCGGTCGCCGCGTACGTCGGCCTCGGCGGCCTCGGCCGGTTCCTGCTCGACGGGCTGGCCATCCTCGACTACACGGAGGTCGTCGCGGGCGCCATCGTCACGGCGCTGCTGGCGATCGCGTTCGACCTGGTGCTCGCCGCGGTGCAGCGCGCACTCGTGCCGAAGGGCGTCCGACTCGCCGCGCAGGCGACCACCGGCTCGGCCGCGGCGGCGGGAGGTGTGGCGTGA
- a CDS encoding ABC transporter permease, producing MGGFFDELGRYLGSANNRGEILGDLGEHIYLALVPLVIGIVLAIVLGWLGHRWQPVRSVLLVVANLLYTIPSLALFVVIPGLIGSKILDSINVIVALTIYTTALLVRPVLDALEAVPSHIIAAATAIGYRAPRRFLGVELPLSVPVLAAGVRVASVSNISLVSVGALIGTGGLGVLFTDGFQREYFSPIVVGIVLTLLLALVVDVVLVQLRNVLTPWERAGRAPVLAEATA from the coding sequence ATGGGCGGCTTCTTCGACGAGCTCGGGCGCTACCTGGGCAGCGCGAACAACCGCGGCGAGATCCTCGGTGACCTGGGCGAGCACATCTACCTCGCGCTGGTGCCGCTGGTGATCGGGATCGTGCTCGCCATCGTGCTGGGCTGGCTCGGGCACCGCTGGCAGCCGGTGCGCAGTGTGCTGCTGGTGGTGGCGAACCTGCTGTACACGATCCCGTCGCTGGCGCTGTTCGTGGTGATCCCGGGCCTGATCGGGTCGAAGATCCTCGACAGCATCAACGTGATCGTCGCGCTCACGATCTACACCACGGCGCTGCTCGTACGCCCGGTGCTGGACGCGCTCGAGGCCGTGCCGTCGCACATCATCGCCGCCGCCACGGCCATCGGCTACCGGGCGCCGCGGCGCTTCCTCGGCGTGGAGCTGCCGCTTTCGGTGCCGGTGCTCGCCGCGGGCGTGCGCGTGGCGTCGGTGAGCAACATCAGCCTCGTGAGCGTCGGCGCGCTGATCGGCACCGGCGGGCTGGGCGTGCTGTTCACCGACGGCTTCCAGCGCGAGTACTTCTCGCCGATCGTGGTCGGCATCGTGCTCACGCTGCTGCTGGCGCTGGTCGTCGACGTGGTGCTCGTGCAGCTGCGCAACGTCCTGACCCCGTGGGAGCGCGCCGGCCGTGCACCCGTGCTCGCGGAGGCGACCGCGTGA